Proteins from a genomic interval of Zingiber officinale cultivar Zhangliang chromosome 2A, Zo_v1.1, whole genome shotgun sequence:
- the LOC122042324 gene encoding DNA replication complex GINS protein PSF3-like yields MPDYYDMDDIIMEDQHIQVIFQVGANGVGLLDPGSENNSVEKGAKVELPFWLAHELQLRQAVSIYLPACFSQKTRNEIKADAACVNLKVHCPYFYELGCKIVPLVSDKTIGSFLYETFTSRYLEMLSKSHSASVLTAPKFLPRLSKEEIQLFEASRSSMMAFKKWRAGGSRLEKAPVLGRKRKTTIPTFPSSP; encoded by the exons ATGCCTGATTATTATGACATGGACGATATCATCATGGAGGATCAG CATATTCAAGTTATTTTTCAAGTTGGAGCTAATGGTGTTGGTTTGCTAGATCCAGGTTCAGAAAATAACAGT GTAGAGAAGGGCGCTAAAGTAGAACTTCCTTTTTGGCTTGCTCATGAATTGCAATTGAGGCAAGCAGTATCAATCTATCTTCCAGCCTGCTTCAGCCAAAA GACTAGGAATGAAATCAAGGCTGATGCTGCATGTGTTAACTTAAAGGTtcattgcccttacttttatGAGTTGGGTTGCAAGATTGTTCCACT GGTTAGTGATAAGACGATTGGATCATTTCTATATGAAACATTCACTAGTAGGTACCTGGAGATGCTGAGCAAGTCACACAGTGCTTCAGTTTTAACTGCTCCAAAATTCCTGCCACGTCTCTCGAAAGAAGAGATACAAT TGTTTGAGGCTTCCCGCTCTTCCATGATGGCCTTCAAGAAATGGCGGGCGGGTGGCTCCAGATTGGAGAAGGCACCCGTCCTAGGGAGGAAAAGGAAGACGACTATTCCAACATTTCCATCCTCGCCATGA
- the LOC122042325 gene encoding selenium-binding protein 1-like has translation MAGAVEVEQVAVAKASCCGVLTGPGYASPLDAMAGPREALIYVTCIYNGTGIEKPDYLATVDVDPSSPTYSKVIHRLPMPYVGDELHHSGWNSCSSCHGDSTAVRRFLILPSLLSSRVYVIDTVKDPKAPSLHKVVEPADIAQKTGLAYPHTSHCLASGDIMISCLGDKDGNAKGNGFLLLDSDFNVKGRWEKPGNSPLFGYDFWYQPRHKTMISSSWGAPAAFSKGFNLQHVSDGLYGRHLYVYSWPDGELKQTLDLGTTGLLPLETRFLHDPSKTTGFVGAALSSNMIRFFKTEDGSWNHEVAISVTPLKVRNWILPEMPGLITDFLISLDDRYLYFVNWLHGDVRQYNIEDPSKPVLVGQVWVGGLLQKGSDVVYVGEDGKESQFEVPEVQGNRLRGGPQMIQLSLDGKRLYATNSLFSAWDHQFYGPDMVHKGSHILQIDVDTEQGGLAVNPNLFVDFGLEPEGPALAHEMRYPGGDCTSDIWI, from the exons ATGGCTGGCGCAGTGGAGGTGGAGCAGGTGGCCGTCGCCAAGGCATCGTGCTGCGGCGTCCTCACGGGACCGGGCTATGCGTCGCCGCTCGACGCAATGGCGGGACCGCGGGAGGCTTTGATCTATGTCACTTGCATCTACAATG GAACTGGGATAGAAAAGCCAGACTACTTGGCCACGGTTGATGTGGACCCCAGCTCACCAACCTATTCTAAAGTAATCCATAGACTTCCTATGCCCTATGTTGGTGATGAGCTGCATCATTCTGGTTGGAACTCTTGCAGCTCTTGTCATGGGGACTCAACAGCTGTTCGGCGTTTCTTGATCCTGCCTTCATTGCT ATCAAGCCGCGTATATGTTATTGACACTGTAAAAGATCCAAAAGCTCCCTCATTGCATAAGGTTGTTGAGCCTGCAGATATTGCACAAAAAACTGGGCTAGCGTATCCTCATACTTCCCATTGCCTTGCATCTGGTGATATAATGATTTCTTGTCTTGGAGATAAAGATGGAAATGCTAAAGGCAATGGCTTCCTGCTTCTTGATTCAGATTTCAATGTAAAGGGGAG GTGGGAAAAACCAGGTAATAGCCCTTTGTTTGGCTATGATTTCTGGTACCAACCGCGGCATAAGACCATGATTAGCTCATCATGGGGAGCTCCTGCAGCATTTTCGAAGGGGTTCAACCTACAACATGTTTCAGATGGTTTATACGGAAGACACCTGTATGTTTACAGCTGGCCAGATGGTGAACTAAAGCAGACATTGGACCTTGGGACTACAGGGCTCTTGCCCTTGGAA ACAAGGTTTCTTCATGACCCATCTAAAACCACTGGCTTTGTTGGTGCTGCTTTGTCCAGCAACATGATAAGATTTTTCAAGACTGAAGATGGATCCTGGAATCAtgag GTTGCAATATCTGTAACTCCACTTAAGGTGCGGAACTGGATTCTTCCTGAAATGCCAGGGCTGATAACTGACTTCCTTATCTCCCTTGACGACCGGTATCTATATTTCGTGAATTGGTTACACGGTGATGTTAGACAGTACAACATTGAAGATCCATCAAAACCTGTGTTGGTTGGACAAGTATGGGTTGGAGGACTTCTCCAGAAGGGTAGTGATGTAGTTTATGTCGGAGAGGATGGAAAAGAATCACAATTTGAGGTTCCTGAGGTTCAG GGTAATCGCCTCCGAGGAGGGCCACAGATGATTCAGCTTAGCTTGGATGGGAAGCGACTGTATGCGACCAACTCTCTATTCAGTGCCTGGGATCACCAATTTTACGGCCCAGATATGGTGCACAAGGGTTCGCACATCTTACAGATCGATGTGGATACCGAGCAAGGTGGTCTGGCCGTGAACCCAAACTTATTTGTTGATTTTGGGTTGGAACCTGAGGGACCTGCGCTGGCACATGAGATGAGGTATCCCGGTGGCGATTGCACCTCTGATATTTGGATCTGA